A window of Bacillus toyonensis BCT-7112 genomic DNA:
TTACGTAAGAAAACAGAAAATAGCGATGATGGATACCGTGCCGGTGTGGAAACATCAAAAATTGAATATAATACAAAACCAATTCGTCTACCTTGGGAAATTACTGAAGAATTACTTCGTGAAAATATTGAAGGTGAAGGTTATGAGGATACAGTAATGGAACTCATGTCTACTCAAACCGGTATTGACCTTGAAGACTTACATTGGAATGGTGACCTAGATTCTTCCGACCCATTCTTAAATATTAATGATGGATGGTTGAAAAAAATCAAGAAATCAAAAGCATCACATATTGTGGACCATGCTAAATTAGTAACTGGTACAGGTGAAGCAGCAACTGCTAATGGATTCGGTAAAGGTTCTATCTTTGCGTTATCTGGTGCAATGCCAAATAAATATAAAAATAGTAATCTACGTTGGATTATGTCTCCAAACCGCAGAGAGAAATGGATTGAATATTTAACAAATCGTCCTACAGGTGCCGGTGATGCTGCATTACTTGGAGCAGGAGATCAAGTTAATAAACCAATGGGATATGGAATTGTGACAGTGCCATCTTTAGCAGATGATGTAATTCTTCTTGCAGACCCTAAAAACTTTATTGCAGTTAATACATACGATACTCGTATCCGTAAAACAACAGAAGGTAAAGCTGCAGTAATGGAAGATAAACGATTCTATGTAATTCACTTTGATGATGATGCTGTAATTCAAGAAATGGATGCAGTAGCAATCCTAACAAATATTCCGGATGCGTTTGGAGCTTAATATCCAGGCGTATTTTTTATGGAAACAAACTCTTTGTTATTAGGGTTTTGAATGTATACTTTTTTAATATTTTCTTGTTTTTAATGGAAAACGAGATACAACCAATAAAATCAACAATACGAATGTAAACTTTCATATAATAGTTTGCATTCGTGAAAGGGGTGTTAATTATGAAAGTAGTTACGCTGCGATTCGGTGGCACTTACACCGCTTATGGACAAAAGTTTAAGAATGGCCAAGAAGAAACAGTTGCAAACGAAAAAGCTGATTACCTTGTAAGCACTGGACATTTTGAACTTGTAAAAGAAGTCGATAAGAAGGAGAAAGAAACATAATGGATATTACCTTACAAGACATTAAAGACCGCGTAAATGTGCAAAAGATGCCTGATACAGTAATTCAACAACTAATAGATTACTATGCGGTTATTGCTAAGAAGTATTTAAGAGTTAAGCCGGAGAATCCAATGAAAGAAATCATCCAAACAAGTAAATTAGCTTGGCTTTCTTTTCCTGCTGAATCTATAGCAAAAGTAACTCATGTTAGTTCTAAACAAGATATGACCGATTCTATTACTATAAATGGGCGTATTGTTTATGGTTTATCCGAAAATCAGTTATATGAATTCGAATATAAGATACAAGATTATGATGATCTGCAGGTACTTATGAAGAAATGTATTATTGATTTGGTTGTTTCTGCAGTAGTTCGTGCTAACTTACAACGAAAAGGTATGAAGACATCGGAGAGTATTGGTGATTATTCGTACCAGATTAGCCCAGAAACGCTAGATGAACCAGCTACAAACAATAAGATACTCAATGGTTTAAAAGGTTTTAGAGCCAGAGTTAAGCCGGTGATGGCCACATGAACGAAATGTATTTCGATGATGGTGGGATGGATGATTTATATATTCATGAGGTAGTTGTAAAACGAAAATCAAAAAAGAAACAATCCTCTGGTAATTATGCAGAAATAGAAGCGGACGTTTACGAGAATATGACTTGTCGTGTAACTACTAATTCTGCTGCTGATAATGAGAGATTTAAGCGTGATAAACAAAATTTCGATACAACCTTTAAGATATATGCACCTGCTTCTTACATAATTAAACCCAATTATCTTATTCATTTCAAAAATGAAGATTTGGGTGTTGATTATACGTTTGAAGTAAAAGGAGAACCGCGTAATCCTGCGTTTATGAATCACCACATTGAAATTTATTGCGAAAAGGTATGAATCTATATGGCTAATTCAGTAGAAATTGAGTACTCAAGCAATATGGAGCAAATAAAGACGCATATTAACGCTATGTGTGTTGAAAAAGTCACAGCAGCATCTATTCATTTACAAAATCAAGTTAAGAAGAATCTCACGGGTAGCCGTAGCGGTAAACAATACAAAATACCTCATACGAGTCGAAAATATACTGCTTCTAAACCAGGTGAAGCTCCTGCTGTTCGTACCGGTGACTTGTTAAATTCAATTAAATACAATGTTAAACGGTCACAATCAGAGGTATTGGGTGCAGTAGGGAGCGATTTGAAGAAAGCAATATGGCTTGAAACTGGTACAAGTCATATGGAAGCCCGTCCATTCCTATTAAAAGCGTTTGAAAAAGAACGTAGAGAACTTAAAAGAATGATGGGAGGGTAATAGATGTCTAACACTATTGCAGCTATTAGAATGCTTGTAGAGAACGATGAAATAATAAAAGCTAATCTATCAGAATATGGTGAAGGCGAGGACAAAGGCCCTGCTCTTACATTCCAAACCGCACAAGATGATATGAACATGCCTTATGCAGTTATAAGAATTGAAGCAAATAATCCGGATGACGTCGAAATTATAGCCCGTATGATTCTTAATTTTGATGTGTATTGTGATAACGGGGATTATGATAAGGCAAATACAATTGCTACACGTATTGAGAAGTTACTAGATAGAGAAGTCGGTTTAAAAGATGATGGGATACTTTCTATACATCGTGCAGGTAGTATCCCTGTACCAGATGAAGACCCATCTATCATTCATATAAATGTAAAATTTCTTGTCCGAACCATGCGAACGGACTTGTATTAGGGGGTAGGACAAATGAGCTGGAAATTAATTAACGGTGTCCGTGAAGGGACTACAGATAATTTTGTTATCGGTCCTGGTGTCATGTACAAAGGGTTTAAAAGTGTAAAAGAATTAGGTGAACTTGTAGGAGCAACTACAGGCGGAACAAAAGTTGGTTTTGATCGTGAGTATTATGATGCAGATATTGATGGTGTACTAGGCAAAATGGTGCGCGGTAAGTGGTTATTAAAAGATGAACCGCATGTAGAACTTACATTAGTAGAGTTTACAAAAGAAAACCTGCAGTTAGCTTTACCAGGGATGACGGTAGATAGTACAACTGAAACAGATTACGATATTATGAAACCTTCAAATGATATTCCAGATTCGAATTACCATGATATCGCACTAATCGGTATGATTTCGGGCAGTGAGTTACCAGTAATTTTTGTAATTCGTAATGCAATGGTAGTTTCATCTATTGAAGTAGATCTAAAAGACGGTAAAGGAACTGTTGGTTTGAAATGTAAGTTTATCGGCCATTACAGTGAATCTGCACCAACTACACCACCATACGAAATCTATTTACCAAAGAAAAAGAAAGCAACAGTACAAAAAGCACCGGCTACCGCATAAATGGTAGTCGGTTTTCTATTGCATGAAACGAGCTGAATACAAAAAAGGAGCGGACGAAATGACTTCTATATTAGAAAAAATGATGAATACCGGTACAGAAATTACAATCTTAGGTGAAAAAGTAACAATGCGACGATTAAATGTAACGGACGTTTGGCGATTCGCTAAGATTATTTCGAAGGTTGGACGCAACGCAATAGTTAACTTTGCTGATTTCGGTAAGGATAAGCAAGCAATGGATGAACTAACTAAAGCAGCAAAATCTCTTCCAGAAGAAGAAAGACAAGCACAATTAGTTGCACTTAAAGAGAAGCAGCAACAAAAAGGATTAGAATTCGCTTTCCGTGTTCTAACGATGATCCCTGCTTGTGAGGATGATTTTACAGAGTTCTTTGCTAGTTTATTAAAAGTGAAAGCCGAAGAATTTAGACAGTTCCCTCCGGAAGCAATGGTTGCTGTTATACAGGGCCTATTAGAAAGTGAAGACTTAATGACTTTTTTCAACCAGGTCAAGGGACTCGTGAAAGTTCAGAGCGAGAAATGGAGCCAATCAGCAGCAGCTCCGATTCAAGCTTAAACGAAAATTCAGATGAATATTTAGAGGAAGCCGAACAAAACATGTTACGTGCTTTCGATAAGATCCAAAAACGGTATGGATGGACAGATGATTATGTCTTATCAATACCGTATTCGCGTTTAATGGATCTGTTTTCTTTAATTGCACGAGAAGAGCAGCAAGAAGAACTAAATGAGTGGAAGAAGATGGCGTTCATTGGCTTTCAAACCCGTCAACTTGAAGAAGGTACTACTTTTAATGATTATCTTCAAGCCTTTGGACTAACGGACACCCAGGACGATAAAGAATCATCTTATGAAATGGGTGAAGTATGGACGAAAGAAGAGTGTGAAGCGCATGCTGCTCAAATCATGGCTCACTTCCAAGAAGACGATGAAGAATAAAATGGTTATCGGCCCCGTGAAAGGGGGTGCGTAAATGTTAGCTGAAATGTTCCAACTGTTCGGAACGATTGGTATTAAAGCAGAAGGCGCTTATAAAGATTTACAACAATTCGAAGATCGTGTACAAAAAACTGCAAATGGAATGCATGATAAGTTTCAAAAAGCAGGGGAATCAATTAGCCATGTAGGTAGCAAGATGCAAGAAACAGGCGCAAATATGACTGCCGGTGTTTCATTACCTTTAGCTGGTATTGGTGCAGCTGCTGTAAAAGTAGCGTCTGATTTTGATGCATCTAATAGAAAGCTAGAATCTACACTTGGTTTATCAAAAGAAGCTACAAAAGAGCTTGGTAATGTTGCAAAAGATACCTGGAAAGATGGATTTGGAGAAAGTATTCAAGAAGTTGATGAAGCCGTAATACAAGTAAGTCAAAACATGAAGAATCTTTCTTTCGATGAAATGCAGGGAGCTACGCAGAACGCTATGACTCTTGCAAAAACTTTTGACACGGATGTTAATGAGGTTACACGAGGGGCCGGACAGCTTATGAATCAGTTCGGTTTAGATGCAAAAGAGACATTTGACCTTTTAGCTTCTGGTGGACAAGCAGGCTTAAACTTCTCAAATGAAATGTTTGATAACATTTCCGAATACGCGCCTTTATTTAAACAAGCAGGATTTTCTGCAGAAGAGATGTTTACCATTATGGCAAATGGGACGCAAGATGGTTCATACAATCTCGATTACATAAACGACCTTGTGAAAGAGTTCGGTATTCGTGTACAAGATGGATCAAAAGGTGTAACTGAAGCATTTGCAGAAATGAGCCCAGAAACTCAAAAGGTTTGGGACAATTTCAATAAAGGTAAAGGAACTTCTGCAGATGTATTTAATGCCGTCTTAGGTGATTTAGGTAAGATGGACGATAAAGTAAAAGCAAACCAACTTGGTGTTGCTGTATTCGGTACAAAATGGGAAGACATGGGTGCCGATGCTGTATTAGGGCTAAATAACGCCGATGGTGCATTACAAAACGTTGATGGCAGCATGAAAAAAATGCAGAAAACGCAGCAAGAAGCTTTTGGTGTTCGTTGGCAGAAACTAACTCGTACCACAATGGCATCATTAGAACCGTTAGGACAAGCTATTTTAGATATTGCAGAAGTGGCACTCCCTCCAATCATTAAAGCAGTAGAAGTTGC
This region includes:
- a CDS encoding phage major capsid protein, with translation MTMTNAQLLKRLDRIEKAAMTTSGMNAGLLNPEQSKEFFRMAFDTTPFSQLHRKEMRKAKQGELDKIAIGGRILRKKTENSDDGYRAGVETSKIEYNTKPIRLPWEITEELLRENIEGEGYEDTVMELMSTQTGIDLEDLHWNGDLDSSDPFLNINDGWLKKIKKSKASHIVDHAKLVTGTGEAATANGFGKGSIFALSGAMPNKYKNSNLRWIMSPNRREKWIEYLTNRPTGAGDAALLGAGDQVNKPMGYGIVTVPSLADDVILLADPKNFIAVNTYDTRIRKTTEGKAAVMEDKRFYVIHFDDDAVIQEMDAVAILTNIPDAFGA
- a CDS encoding YqbF domain-containing protein, whose protein sequence is MKVVTLRFGGTYTAYGQKFKNGQEETVANEKADYLVSTGHFELVKEVDKKEKET
- a CDS encoding HK97-gp10 family putative phage morphogenesis protein — translated: MANSVEIEYSSNMEQIKTHINAMCVEKVTAASIHLQNQVKKNLTGSRSGKQYKIPHTSRKYTASKPGEAPAVRTGDLLNSIKYNVKRSQSEVLGAVGSDLKKAIWLETGTSHMEARPFLLKAFEKERRELKRMMGG